The genomic window TTAACTGAATTCCAGTTTCTTGTGAATTTAGGCATAATTTAGTGTCATTATCCCGCGTCAGGAGGGGATGATGTCTAAATGGCAGTTATCAAAAAgcctgcaaataaaaataagaataagatGACAGGCTATCAATGCTTTGAAACTACAAAACCTTATTCTCCAAAAGTTAAAATAACCCGTTTCTTCTGATAGCTAAGTATTTTGaaggaatttgaaaaaaaaatgcaactttttCCAAAGGAAAAATGCATATGGTGTTCAGTAATCATTTGTTTCATGACAAGCTATACCATGCTAAAGCtaaataatcaaatgaaaacaatcttTTCCAAATTACTATGCCATACAGTAATATTGCCCCAAATTTGTTTGAACAGTATAAAaagatttcaaaatattttaataaatatttttaaatattttaataaggtTCCAATTGAATTGTGAACAGGTCTGATcatgtaattttaaaatttattgttATCATTGTAATATAAAATCTGAATGATAATGATAAACCAAAAACAATGTTTCATGATttatcagcaaaatacatatataataataataataataataataataataataataataataataaaacagaattttgtttcatatatttttagatatttataTGCACAGTTATGATAATGTATATTGCATTTGTTGCAAAGTTGCTGTGCCTGAAGATTTTCACTCAGAAATGTGCATGCACCGAGAATAATGGCTTGGGAAGTTTAAACAGTTTAACAACTAGTTTCATTTCAGCACAGAAGTTGCTTTCCtccttttttatgtttgaaGGAGTACTGGCAAATTTACACTCATATTGTTAAGTACACTGTTGTTGTATGGAATTGCACATTAAGATTGAAAGCCATTATATCATTTGCAGAGAAGGTCTGCCCCAGCTGTGACTCGCCTCTGGAGCTCATGCCCTGCAGGGGACACAGTGGCTACCCTGTCACAAACTTCTGGAGGTTAGAGGAAAAGGCTGTGTTTTTTCAGGTATGAAATATCTGTTACCAGGATAGGAAAATGCttggttttaatatttcaatttagATATTAAAACTGTGGTTCTATGAACCCTCCTGGTATTGCAGCTCTGAATCTGTTGCACAAGGCAAGGTGGAGATCCACTACAAATTCACTTGGATTAATGGCATTGTGGGTCCAGAGGTTCCCCAAGTTTCTAGTCTCAAGGTGTCCTAAAATGGCTGTCTTGTGCCCAATAATCCCCACCTTAATACATTATGGGTATATATTATCAATACATTGCATTGTTAGCCATGTTTATCCACTGTGCACCCCTGGCTGTAAAGCAGGGGttactgaacacactgctgTATGGGTTTGAATACATTCTGTGGAGACTGGCTTTGAATGCTGTACTTTGTGAATTCCCTGCTGTGGCTCAGGCTAAAGGAGTGCATGACCACCCCAGGCCAGAAAGCAAATCTGAGACTGAGACCAGGAGAACTACACTGAAAAGGAGGATGTCCTCCCCACAGTTCAATCATAAAAAGAGGCTCCTGGAATCAGAGGTAGCTAACATAAAACATTACGCAGCACTTCCAAATAAGGTTGTGTCTGTACGAGGTCAGAGCACCATcgtaaaaagtgtttttctaaCTGTTTTGAAGGTGGGGAGGATCCACGATCCGGGCGTCCCCTTCCCGAGCCTGCAGCACCTGTCCTATGCGGACGGCCCAGACCGCTTCAGCCTAGTGGAGCACAGCTTCCCCCTGCAGGCTCAGCCCTACCCGCCCTTCCCGAACCCGGATCCATACAGGTTCAGCTACGACCCCGCTGCTGTCGCCACAGAGCCTGTCTCTCCCCTGCAGAACAGCACCAGCCACCGGCTGTACGTGCCACGCCCGCCGTACGGCTATGACTTCACCATGCCCAGCTACTTGGGTTCAGGCTCCTACGCGTCGCTCTGCAAGGAGCCCTGCAGCGCCcccatgggggagggggattccAGTAAAGCTGGGGCTGGGCTGCCCCCATCCCAGCATGGGGCTGCCCCCCTGAGCGCTCATGACTGTGGCTACGCCCCCCCTGGAAAACACCAGGGCTGGAAGACGGCCTTGGGTAGGGTGGGGCACGGGGACCGGGGGGATTATGTCCAGACTCCCTCAGGGTCCAACCACCCTTACTACAACAGCGAGTACCTGTACAGGTACCCCGGGGGTGCTTCAGGGCCTACTGCCTCTCCGACCGCCACAGGCCCCCTGCAGACAGTCATCACTACCACCACCAAGGTCTCCTACCAGCCCTGCAATCCCGCCGCCGTCAAGTACGGCGACAACTTCTACGACGTCAAAAGCGCCACCAGCTGTGACTCGCTGCAAGAAGCTGACTCGCCTCCTTCCTACCCCGACCTGAAAATTTCTGAGGACTCTGGAGTCATCAAATCCGCCATCCCGTATGAGCAGGAATCACTGGCTGCCAAGCTGGAGAGGGCGGAGAGCCTGGAGGCCTATCGGTGCAGGAGTTATTCGTCCTACAGCTACCCAGAACGCATGCTGCACTCCTTTAAATACGATGGTGGAGAGTACTGATATTTTTTCACCTAAAGCTGCAGAGTCCACAAGAGttgtatttcaacaaatttttaccaaaaggaaaaaaggccAGTCATTCCTTTCATTACTGCGAGTTGTATATTAAGTGGTTGCAGATATTTATTGAAAAAGTGTACAAAGGAAAAAATACTGTAGGCCTGTTTCTGGGCTAATTTCCAGACTCAAACAAAAGGAAAAGTCATTGACATTTGGCCCAGAGTTTGCCAATGCATAGTGTAAATTTATCTTATTTATATGCTTAAATTGTGTAAAGGATTTTGGATGAACACCTTTGCTGTTTTTCTAAAAAGCCATAAAAACTTAAAATTCATGTTACCATTTTGTGTGCCATTCT from Anguilla anguilla isolate fAngAng1 chromosome 8, fAngAng1.pri, whole genome shotgun sequence includes these protein-coding regions:
- the LOC118234468 gene encoding chorion-specific transcription factor GCMb-like, which codes for MSKSADSFDDSDCVCSFGMKLTWDINDPKLPRDIKQYDTFQEWTDGYVRFIYNSEDKNAQRHLSGWAMRNTNNHNYQILKKSCLGVVVCGRNCTLADGSKIQLRPAICDKARQKQQTIISFAEKVCPSCDSPLELMPCRGHSGYPVTNFWRLEEKAVFFQAKGVHDHPRPESKSETETRRTTLKRRMSSPQFNHKKRLLESEVGRIHDPGVPFPSLQHLSYADGPDRFSLVEHSFPLQAQPYPPFPNPDPYRFSYDPAAVATEPVSPLQNSTSHRLYVPRPPYGYDFTMPSYLGSGSYASLCKEPCSAPMGEGDSSKAGAGLPPSQHGAAPLSAHDCGYAPPGKHQGWKTALGRVGHGDRGDYVQTPSGSNHPYYNSEYLYRYPGGASGPTASPTATGPLQTVITTTTKVSYQPCNPAAVKYGDNFYDVKSATSCDSLQEADSPPSYPDLKISEDSGVIKSAIPYEQESLAAKLERAESLEAYRCRSYSSYSYPERMLHSFKYDGGEY